In the genome of Drosophila subpulchrella strain 33 F10 #4 breed RU33 chromosome 2L, RU_Dsub_v1.1 Primary Assembly, whole genome shotgun sequence, one region contains:
- the LOC119548861 gene encoding haloacid dehalogenase-like hydrolase domain-containing protein 2 encodes MFLFSVGRRSLSFAQSRRMSIKGALIDLSGTLHVEDEPTPNAVEALKRLRESGVAVKFVTNTTKDSKATLHERLCKIGFQVDPSEIYSSLSAAVDFVENERLNPYYILSEDARQDFPPEDTKRYQDSVLIGLAPKFFNYDKLNEAFNVLLENKNHKLVAVHQGKYYKRAEGLALGPGCFVKGLEFATGRTAKVIGKPNPYFFEGALAGRDPASCVMIGDDANDDIVGAMSVGMQGILVKTGKYLPDVKPSPPPTALVENFAEAVDWIIKKNKS; translated from the exons ATGTTTTTGTTCTCTGTAGGAAGAAGGAGCTTGAGCTTTGCCCAGTCAAGAAGGATGTCTATCAAAGGAGCTCTAATTGATCTCAGTGGCACCTTGCATGTGGAGGATGAACCCACTCCAAATGCAGTTGAGGCTTTGAAAAG ATTGCGAGAATCTGGTGTAGCAGTCAAGTTCGTTACAAATACCACGAAGGACTCCAAGGCCACTCTACACGAACGGCTCTGCAAGATTGGTTTCCAGGTGGACCCCTCTGAGATCTATAGCTCCTTGAGCGCCGCAGTCGATTTTGTGGAGAACGAGAGACTGAATCCTTACTACATCCTGTCCGAGGATGCGCGCCAGGACTTTCCGCCGGAGGATACCAAGCGCTACCAGGATTCAGTTTTGATTGGTCTAGCTCCCAAGTTCTTCAACTATGACAAGCTGAACGAGGCTTTCAA TGTTCTGCTGGAGAATAAGAATCACAAACTGGTGGCCGTGCACCAGGGTAAATACTACAAACGGGCCGAAGGTCTGGCCTTGGGTCCTGGATGCTTTGTCAAGGGTCTGGAGTTTGCCACAGGACGAACGGCCAAAGTGATTGGCAAACCGAATCCGTACTTCTTCGAAGGAGCTCTGGCCGGGCGGGATCCCGCCTCCTGCGTCATGATAGGAGAT GACGCCAATGATGACATTGTGGGCGCCATGAGCGTGGGCATGCAGGGCATTCTTGTCAAGACTGGCAAATATCTGCCAGATGTCAAGCCATCGCCTCCACCAACCGCTTTGGTTGAAAACTTTGCCGAGGCAGTCGATTGgataataaagaaaaacaaatcTTAG
- the LOC119548860 gene encoding alanine--tRNA ligase, cytoplasmic — protein sequence MKFLTAKEVRDAYLGFFKEQKHIYVHSSSTIPLDDPTLLFANAGMNQFKPIFLGTADPNSEMSKWVRVANTQKCIRAGGKHNDLDDVGKDVYHHTFFEMLGNWSFGDYFKKEICSWAWVFLTQRLNLPKDRLYVTYFGGDEASGLEPDLECKQLWLDLGLKPEHILPGSMKDNFWEMGETGPCGPCSELHFDRIGGRSVPELVNMDDPDVLEIWNLVFIQYNRESDGSLKQLPRKHIDCGMGFERLVSVIQNKRSNYDTDLFVPLFEAIQAGTGAPAYQGRVGADDVDGIDMAYRVLADHARTITIALADGGTPDNTGRGYVLRRILRRAVRYATEKLNAKPGFFATLVNTVVDLLGDAFPEVKKDPQHIIDIINEEELQFLKTLTRGRNLLNRTIEKLGNQTTIPGDVAWRLYDTYGFPVDLTQLMAEEKSLKIDMDGYEAAKQNSYVLSQGKGASKIEEINLDVHAISELQEKGVPPTNDTFKYKYEAVSEERDSAYNYGVCNSKIVALRFENQFVNEISSGQKAGIVLDKTNFYAESGGQIYDQGALVKVNDEANEFLVDRVYNRGGYILHIGVVEGTLKVGDELELHIDVERRWLTSKNHSATHALNHCLLQVLGKDTEQKGSLVVPEKLRFDFNSKAAMTIEQVSKTEQLTKEMVYKNVPIYAKESKLALAKKIRGLRSVFDEVYPDPVRVISFGVSVDELEQNPDSEAGEQTSVEFCGGTHLRRSGHIMDFVISSEEAIAKGIRRIVALTGPEALKALKKSEAFEQEIVRLKATIDADQSGKDSKSHVKEIVELTEQISHATIPYVKKDEMRNLLKGLKKTLDDKERALRAAVSVTVVERAKALCESNPQATVLVEQLEAFNNTKALDAALKQVRSQLPDAAAMFLSVDADSKKIFCLSSVPKSAVEKGLKANEWVQHVSATLGGKGGGKPESAQASGTNYERVDEILELASKFAQSKLS from the exons ATGAAGTTCCTCACCGCCAAGGAGGTGCGCGATGCCTATCTGGGCTTCTTCAAGGAGCAGAAGCACATCTACGTCCACTCGTCCAGCACGATTCCGCTGGACGATCCCACGCTGCTGTTCGCCAACGCCGGCATGAACCAGTTCAAGCCCATCTTTCTGGGCACCGCCGATCCCAACAGCGAGATGTCCAAGTGGGTGCGCGTGGCCAACACGCAGAAGTGCATCCGTGCCGGCGGCAAGCACAACGATCTGGACGATGTGGGCAAGGATGTCTACCATCACACCTTCTTCGAGATGCTGGGCAACTGGTCCTTTGGCGACTACTTCAAGAAGGAGATCTGCTCCTGGGCCTGGGTGTTCCTCACCCAGCGTCTTAACCTTCCCAAGGATCGTCTGTATGTGACGTACTTTGGCGGAGATGAGGCCAGCGGCCTGGAGCCCGACTTGGAGTGCAAGCAGCTGTGGCTGGACCTGGGGCTGAAGCCGGAGCACATCCTGCCGGGCAGCATGAAGGACAACTTCTGGGAGATGGGCGAGACCGGACCCTGCGGACCTTGCTCCGAGCTGCACTTTGACCGCATCGGCGGACGCAGCGTCCCGGAGCTGGTCAACATGGATGATCCCGATGTCTTGGAGATCTGGAATCTCGTCTTCATCCAGTACAATCGCGAGTCCGATGGCAGCCTAAAGCAACTGCCCAGGAAGCACATCGACTGCGGCATGGGCTTTGAGCGGCTGGTGTCCGTCATTCAGAACAAGCGTTCCAACTACGACACCGATCTGTTTGTGCCCCTCTTCGAGGCCATCCAGGCGGGCACTGGTGCCCCAGCCTACCAGGGACGTGTGGGCGCCGACGATGTGGACGGCATTGACATGGCCTACCGCGTGCTCGCCGATCACGCCCGCACGATCACCATTGCCCTGGCTGATGGCGGCACTCCGGATAACACCGGTCGTGGTTATGTCCTGCGACGCATCCTCCGACGCGCTGTGCG CTACGCCACGGAGAAGCTGAATGCCAAGCCCGGTTTCTTTGCCACCCTGGTAAACACAGTGGTGGACCTGCTTGGCGATGCCTTCCCGGAGGTAAAGAAGGATCCGCAACACATTATTGACATCATCAACGAGGAGGAGTTGCAGTTCCTTAAGACCCTAACGCGCGGGCGCAACCTGCTGAACCGCACCATCGAGAAGCTGGGTAACCAGACTACCATTCCCGGCGATGTTGCCTGGCGGCTGTACGATACCTACGGTTTCCCAGTTGATCTTACCCAGCTGATGGCGGAGGAGAAATCCCTGAAAATCGATATGGATGGCTACGAGGCTGCCAAGCAGAATTCCTACGTGCTATCGCAGGGCAAGGGAGCCAGCAAGATCGAGGAGATCAATCTGGATGTGCATGCCATTTCCGAGTTGCAGGAGAAGGGTGTGCCACCAACCAACGACACCTTCAAGTACAAGTACGAGGCTGTGTCGGAGGAACGTGACTCTGCCTACAACTACGGTGTGTGCAACAGCAAGATCGTCGCCCTGCGTTTCGAAAACCAGTTTGTGAACGAAATCAGCAGCGGACAGAAGGCAGGCATTGTCCTGGACAAGACTAACTTCTATGCTGAGAGCGGTGGTCAGATCTATGATCAAGGTGCTCTGGTCAAGGTAAACGACGAGGCAAACGAATTCCTGGTAGACCGTGTGTACAACCGCGGAGGCTACATTCTTCACATCGGCGTTGTCGAGGGCACCCTGAAGGTGGGCGATGAGTTGGAACTGCACATCGATGTGGAGCGCCGCTGGCTGACCTCGAAGAACCACTCGGCCACCCACGCACTTAATCATTGCCTGCTGCAAGTTTTGGGTAAGGACACCGAGCAGAAGGGCTCCCTGGTGGTGCCAGAGAAGCTGCGCTTCGATTTTAACAGCAAGGCAGCCATGACCATCGAGCAGGTGTCCAAGACGGAGCAGCTGACCAAGGAGATGGTGTACAAGAATGTGCCCATCTATGCCAAGGAGTCGAAACTGGCGCTGGCCAAGAAGATCCGAGGCCTGCGCTCTGTCTTCGACGAAGTTTACCCAGATCCCGTGAGGGTAATCTCCTTCGGCGTGTCCGTCGACGAACTGGAGCAGAATCCCGATTCGGAGGCCGGCGAACAAACCTCCGTGGAGTTCTGCGGTGGCACCCATCTCAGGCGATCGGGCCACATCATGGACTTCGTCATCAGCAGCGAAGAGGCCATTGCCAAGGGTATCCGACGCATTGTGGCTCTCACAGGACCCGAAGCTCTGAAGGCACTGAAAAAGTCGGAGGCTTTTGAACAGGAAATAGTCCGGCTTAAGGCCACCATCGATGCCGATCAATCTGGCAAGGACTCCAAGTCGCATGTCAAGGAGATTGTTGAGCTGACCGAACAGATTTCGCATGCCACAATTCCGTACGTGAAGAAGGATGAGATGCGCAACCTGCTGAAGGGTCTGAAGAAGACTTTGGATGATAAGGAACGTGCCCTGCGTGCCGCCGTCTCGGTGACCGTGGTGGAGCGCGCCAAGGCGCTGTGCGAGTCCAATCCCCAGGCCACCGTGCTGGTGGAGCAGCTGGAAGCCTTCAATAACACCAAGGCACTGGATGCCGCTCTTAAGCAGGTGCGCAGCCAGCTGCCCGACGCCGCTGCCATGTTCTTATCGGTGGATGCCGACTCCAAGAAGATCTTCTGCCTGAGCTCGGTGCCCAAGAGTGCCGTGGAGAAGGGCCTGAAGGCGAACGAGTGGGTGCAGCACGTCTCCGCCACGCTGGGTGGTAAGGGAGGTGGCAAACCGGAGTCCGCCCAGGCCTCGGGCACAAACTACGAAAGGGTGGACGAAATTCTGGAGTTGGCCAGCAAGTTTGCCCAGTCGAAATTGTCTTAA
- the LOC119546954 gene encoding uncharacterized protein LOC119546954 — MALSRAKPDELPKDAVVITENQALKYQWKIITAWDKVGDVWSLRYTPGILSALAAGTGAYINNHYRTKLRLGGHGRLSSYLPIVAVPAIFTMLTHKFFIQRPILLNPLGECPVCIQVRSAAFQTSLGIVYPTILAPFAAFMFATRCYTYRMPSITESPREVFQLWRKITRPIVPALGTIICLQALLTMFLTGQEDKQNFLLMLRMREIEHQLEEEHLPQRIDF, encoded by the exons ATGGCATTATCCCGCGCCAAGCCCGATGAACTGCCCAAGGATGCAGTTGTGATCACAGAGAATCAGGCCCTGAAATACCAGTGGAAGATCATAACCGCTTGGGACAAAGTCGGCGATGT ATGGTCGCTGCGATATACTCCTGGAATTCTGAGTGCCCTGGCTGCGGGCACGGGTGCATACATCAATAATCACTATCGCACCAAGCTGCGACTGGGAGGACATGGTCGGTTGTCCAGTTACCTGCCCATTGTAGCCGTTCCCGCCATATTCACCATGCTGACGCACAAGTTCTTCATCCAACGACCCATTCTGCTGAATCCCTTGGGAGAGTGCCCGGTGTGCATCCAAGTGCGGTCCGCCGCGTTCCAGACGAGTCTGGGCATTGTGTATCCCACGATCCTTGCCCCATTTGCCGCATTTATGTTCGCCACCCGCTGCTACACGTACCGCATGCCCTCGATCACGGAGAGTCCGCGGGAGGTGTTCCAATTGTGGCGCAAGATCACCCGCCCCATTGTTCCGGCCCTGGGCACCATCATCTGCCTGCAGGCCCTGCTCACCATGTTCCTGACCGGTCAGGAGGATAAGCAGAATTTTTTGCTAATGCTGCGCATGAGGGAGATCGAGCACCAGCTGGAGGAGGAGCACCTGCCGCAGCGAATCGACTTTTGA
- the LOC119546726 gene encoding uncharacterized protein LOC119546726 translates to MPHKRKTRLHVNQRNCTTRRVQLAPSAPPNVHVESCNGHGVEIPTPPRPKGKVCQLRTSCKPFTLDKLAVPQYNTTVRKQNEVRIISSVMLDKKFSPESMASIAPKVTQKMNFPMDQAVFHDLVTLNVNDSILVPKKSSFKSKTSKETEPSKLKGEPQLADYAEKVETLEMAIPEPELHLDFTPEPFDFLGAYKKIFC, encoded by the exons ATGCCGCACAAGCGTAAAACCCGACTCCATGTGAACCAGCGGAACTGCACCACGCGACGTGTCCAATTGGCGCCTTCAGCACCGCCAAATGTCCACGTCGAGTCCTGCAACGGCCATGGCGTGGAGATCCCGACGCCGCCCCGTCCGAAGGGCAAAGTGTGCCAACTGAGGACATCCTGCAAACCTTTTACGTTGGACAAGTTAGCCGTGCCCCAATACAATACCACCGTGCGCAAGCAGAACGAGGTTCGAATCATCTCCAGCGTTATGCTAGACAAGAAATTTAGTCCGGAGAGCATGGCTTCAATAGCTCCCAAG GTAACCCAGAAGATGAATTTCCCGATGGATCAGGCGGTCTTTCATGATCTGGTGACCCTGAACGTCAACGATTCCATTCTGGTGCCGAAGAAGAGCTCGTTCAAGAGCAAGACGTCCAAGGAAACCGAACCGAGCAAGCTCAAAGGCGAGCCCCAATTGGCCGACTATGCGGAGAAGGTCGAAACCCTTGAGATGGCCATTCCAGAGCCCGAGCTCCATTTGGACTTCACACCAGAACCCTTCGATTTCCTCGGCGCGTACAAGAAGATCTTCTGTTAG
- the LOC119546727 gene encoding dolichyl-diphosphooligosaccharide--protein glycosyltransferase subunit DAD1, with amino-acid sequence MVELSSVISKFYNDYVQNTPKKLKLVDIYLGYILLTGIIQFVYCCLVGTFPFNSFLSGFISTVSCFVLAVCLRLQANPQNKTVFAGISPERGFADFIFAHVILHLVVMNFIG; translated from the coding sequence ATGGTGGAGCTGTCGAGCGTCATTTCCAAGTTCTACAACGACTACGTGCAGAACACGCCCAAGAAGCTGAAGCTAGTGGACATCTACCTGGGCTACATTCTGCTGACCGGCATCATCCAGTTTGTTTACTGCTGCCTGGTGGGCACCTTCCCGTTCAACTCCTTCCTCTCCGGGTTCATCAGCACCGTCAGCTGCTTCGTCCTGGCCGTGTGCCTCCGCCTGCAGGCCAATCCCCAGAACAAGACCGTATTTGCCGGCATTTCGCCGGAGCGCGGTTTCGCTGACTTCATCTTCGCCCATGTGATCCTGCACCTGGTGGTGATGAACTTCATCGGTTAA